A region of the Montipora foliosa isolate CH-2021 chromosome 8, ASM3666993v2, whole genome shotgun sequence genome:
CCGAGATTCCTTGTCACAGTTTAAATCGTCTTGAAGTTACAGGCGTCATGTTATCTTTTATAGGCCAAAAGTAACGTTTTTGTGACCCTCACTGTTTCCATATACTCCCTTAATGGGCAGCGTAAATACCTAAACTCATGATATAGTATTTCAACTAAGCTTACCTCCCCCAGTTTTGAATTTCCACCGCTTGCTTTCATTTAAGGCACTTTCCTTATAACCATTGAACGACGTGAGTGCTATTTCATACTCTTTTCTACAGTTAAGATGAAGAGTGTAGCTGGTTGCATTGCGGCTGACGTTTACATAGTTCCATACGCTATTTTCAGATGCTTGTACAACTCTGAAGTGTACGGTGTATCTCACAACTGGACACGCCCCTTCTAGAGGAGGGGTCCATCTGATCACAACGGTTCCACCCGATACGTCTTTGTTCTCGTTTGTGATTTTAGGGACACCTGTGAATACCACAAAACAGACAATAACTGAACTTTAAACTGCCCTCAAGAAAGCCACAGAAGATCACTAATGACTTTACTAAAGAAACCTAACAAGAGAAAAACCTGCATGAAAAGCTTGTTGTAATAAACATTGCCAAACccctttttcttccatgtatAATTTAGTACCGTTACGCTTTTAAACATAGTTAACTGCGAGATGTAGAACTAAAAACAAATCTCTCAGgtccgttttaaacgtcgcattttacatgtgccaaaTCTATTGCAAATGagtgaaaacaatagatttttctcatttgcattagatgcggctcatgtaaaatgcgacgtttaaaacgggccttaataTTCTTATGCTATTGATAACTAATCAAACAATGGCCTTCTTTCTATAAGCCTATTCCTGTTGGCATTGAAATGTAGATTACGATATTTCTTTTGGAAACATTCCTCAGGAATCTGAAGAAAACAACAATTTTGGACAGAACTACGTAAGACAACAGGCCTCTTGGAGTACAAAAATGCTTCTCTAGTATGTGTAGGTCAACAATATTTCTAAAGTAACTTCCCCTTTCCCCTACTCTTATTCAATGTAAAATTTGGGAAGCCGCCATTGTTAGGGAAACGTTAAGGAAGCCCAAACAATATTGAATAGGTAGGACGGGGTCTTCAAACTCCGTTGATTATTTTTGCACTTAGAAAGGTTTGAAAATCAATTTTCTTGacagttttgtccaagattgcagctAGTTACTTTGCCATCATGCGAAGATTTGAATTTCATTTTCGATTTGCAATTGCTCCCattcataaaatgaaatcaCTTTCTGATCTGAATCTCTAATCATTGTCCATGAAGTTTTAATCTGTAATATATCACCTCTTAAGCTATTAATCTCATCTTGTGACAGTGCCGTGCCAAAGACATAAAGCTCCATCACTGCTCCGTAGAATTCACCTTTGTGACCCCGAATACGACTGTCATAGCCAATTGTATAGTAGTTTGCCTGAGTGGGTGGGTAAAAGGTTTCCTTGGCATAATATGCCGTGTATCCTACTTCTTTGCCGTCAGCGAAGATGAATACTTTTGCTGTCAAGTGATTCCATGTGATAGCAACGTGTGTCCAATTACCCAGGGGAACTGTGGCACTTTCTACGGACCACCATTTCCCTTCTTTCTTAGGGTTGAGCACATGGCGACTGAATATAAACTTCTGATTTTTATAGCTGAGTAAAAACTGCCATGGATTTCTCCAATCACCATATATTCCGCCATCCTGAGGCCCAAGGTTCCACTGCATTTGTTTGATCCACATTGAAATCGTAAAGCTTCGGCCATTGATATTGATTATTGGTGACTTGGCGTAATTGAAGACACTGCCTGCTTGTCTTATTAAAAAAGCCTTGCTGCCTGGACATCTGCCTTCGATAAAGGTGGTTGGTGATTCAGCATCAGTGCTAATGTATCttcaaaaagacaaaaaaatacaacattGAATTGTCTAAATTATGTTGACTTATTGGTAATTTGGATAAACGAAATTGACCTCAGTGTTCATCACCGACCTGATGTCTTTCTCTTCATTGTTTAGTACCCAATGGTCAAGGACTACcatctctgaaaaaaaaaaactaagataaAGGAAAATGTTCGATAggaaacagaaacaaaatgatAGGAAGAAAGAGTGaaggacaaaacaaaaaaaaaaacaaaaagacaaaaagaaagaaagaaagaaggaaattcGAGAAACTGAGATGTAGTTGTCACTTTTCCAATATTTTAAAGCCATGCGTTGAGCATTGAGCAAGGTTTTTGAATGATACCGAGGTTATCCATGCCTCCGGCATTGTTACACAACAAATGTTGGACTGTCAGGAGCAGATTCAGACAGAGTGCTTCACTTTCATACCAAGTCCGTTTCTTGGTGTTTTCATAGACCTCACTCGATTTTTCCTCAAGTTGGGACCTCCCGCAAAATTCCTACCAAACCATTTGCAAAAGAGAGGGTTTTAACGGAGAAAGAATGTTTACTCTTGTTTCTCCGTGTACGCAACCTGACTTTTAGTTTGATTAAAATGTCATCTCAAAGCCTGTGTAAAAGTTTGCAGTTCTGTGAAAATGCAGTTTTAACACGGGAGATGCCTGTCAGGGTATAATGTGCTTTTGATTATGTTTAGGGTTTTATACCTGGTGGTAGCATCTTGCAGCATTTAAACATCTCAATACAGCTCAAATCGTTACAGTTTCCTCTGTACACGCCAACCATAAAGTACCAGTCTGGGCATTTGCTCCAACCTTTCTTATCCAGTGATTTCGAAACACTGTGATCATCACACTTTATTGACACTTTCTTCAAGCTTCGTGGTCTGCAGCATTTTGCTTGTTCAATGTTTTGTAGTGACGTACCACTGGAACGTAGAAGTCCTCGAAGGAAATATCCCTCAGCGCAGACAGCCCAGGTGCGGGCCCTGAATTATAGAAGGTAAATATGTTTTTGGCTGTTAAAGTGTTTTTATGACGCTTCACGAAGGGAAACGATCACTTGTTTTAGTCAGCCTGATGGAATCACCAACCTCTATATAAATTGAATTAACATCATTGTTTCTTAAAAAGACGTTTAAACCGATGCACCTCAAATGGACAAATCCCCGTCAACTTTTAATTTCACTTGATCAAATCATCTCCTTTCCATTTTCTCGAGTTAAAAAttattaattcaaaagaaactgttttaattttaaagagCTTAATTTCAATATGTGAAGAGTTAAAGTGACCTGCTCAGTGGAGTTTTCCATTCCACTATGTGGCAATCAAGAGTTTCATCCTGGTACTCGTAAGAAGGCTCACAGCATTTTCCCTTGGTAATTAAGTGTATTCCACCTTGTGAATTTGGTTGCCCTGTTCTTTGTATTCCATTTAGGTATCTTCCCAGTGTACAATTTGACCAGTACTTTGACTGAGTAAAGGCGACTTGCCAGTTCACATCAACACAACAGCTGGCATCTGTAATCGAGACAACTGAGAGTAAGTCTATGCTTAGTGTTGTTTTACGAATCATTTCTTTTATTCTACGGGCGATAAAAAATCTGATCGAGGTGAGCCATAAATGTAGCCACTCATTTCACTGAAGCTTTTGCTGATTGTTTATTGTATTAATATTAATACCTTGTATGACACACTCTCTTTTAAAACGTGGGTTTTTAGCATTGTCATCAATCGCGCTCTGGACAAGATGTCATGTTGCACCATGTCAGGAGCACATTCACGTCGAGTTATACGGCGTCATCACCTGATTTTGAGACACTTTTGACGTTCTTTATATTCTCCGAGATTCCTTATCGCAGTTTAAATCGTCTCGATGTTACAGGCGCCAGGTTACCTTCTAAGGGCCAAAATCAACGTGTTTTTGCTGTTCAGTATTTTCCATAAATTACCTTAATGCTTAAGTCATGAAATGGTATTTGAACTAAACTTACCTCCCCCAGTTTTGAATTTCCACCGATTGCTTTCACTTAAGGCACTTTCCTTATAACCATTGAACGACGTGAGTGCTATTTCATACTCTTTTCTACAACTTAGATGAAGAGTGTAGCTGGATGCGTTGCTGCTGACATGTATGGAGCTCCATATGCTATTATCAGATACTTGTACAACTCTGAAGTGTATGGTGTATCTCACAACTGGACACGCCCCTTCTGGAGGGGGGCTCCATCTGACCTCAACGGTGCCCCCCGATACGTCTTTGTTCTCGTTTGTGATTATAGGAAAACCTATTGACAGACAGCCAAGATAATAACTGACGTTATAACTGTTAACAAAGACGTCAAAGAAGATCGCTAATGGCAAAGCCAAAAGAATAATAATGGCGAAAGACGTGCATGAAAAGTTTGTCGTAATAAAGATACACTGGTTGTTGATTAAAAGTGTATTATTCAGGTCCAAAGCACCGAGGGACTCAGTTGACCTTATAAGAGCCTTTGGCTTAATAAATATGGGATGTATGTTAAAATTGAgatcttaaaaataaaattaaattgtgGTGATCGGGATTACCATAAATTGATATTTTTCCGGCATGGTAAAGAGACCCAGGCGCGGGTGTAGCGCGCAGAGCTACGATCGTGGGTGCTGCGTCTGAATAGTAACGGTTTTAGACGTCATTCTATGGTCAGCCTCGCTGCCTTCGGTTGTAATCGACaagtttactttgttttttcctttttgtttacaTGTAGTACAATGCAACGTAGACACCTTTCAGCCCCGAAGGTTGCAACATACAAGTGACGCGGGATGCACAGTCCCAACTTTTCCCAGttattggttttgtttttgttttttaatggaTGTACGTGCCCGGCTATGTTGCTTCCAGTTTCTCATATATTATAGACTGAGATATTCATTAtttaaatgaataaaactgtGTCATGGGCGTGGCTGACCAACGCGCCCATATACCTACAGctttgtatgtgtttttcaGATGTATAGTAGAGGCAAAATTCTCAATTATATCGACGTGTTTACTAATCAGCCAATAACCAAATTTCATTAATTAGGAAACTATTTCACGAACAGCGAGTTCTCCTTTAACAAAAGCCCTTTGAAATGGGGAACGAATGAAAAGCTTAGcagaaaaaataaaggaaaatcagtcttattttgttttttgagtTAGTTGTTGCTTCTCGCTCTCCGACCAAGATTTGGATATATTTTCGATTTTCAGTTACATCCTTTCATAAActgcaatttttttctgaaggACCTGTTGTGGTTATGCAGCTGTCAGCTCTAATCCTTATCTATGAAGAGCAAATCTGTAATATCCCACTTCTTAAGTTATTGATCTCATCCAGAGACAGTGCCGTGCCAAAGACATAAAGCTCCATTACTGCTCCTTTAAACTTTAAGTCGCCGTCATGACCCCGAATACGACCGTCGTGGCCAATTGTGTAGTAGTTTGCCTGAGTTTGCCTGAATTGGGAAGCCGTCACCGTTGGGGAAACGTTAAGGCCTGGGGGGACACTTTAGAAAtatctgggtggggatgtgccgctgggaccctggaacccttagcctataccagagctaattcagctgaattttgctacacTATattagagtaaactcccaccgatttccctCTAAATTCCGATtattgacagttaataatatccagaggtgttacatgatagccatttattgacactgttgaggctgagttacgtaaacttaaacttttttatattcttgagtgggaatttctggtttccttagtcttgataaaatcttcaaccgactggtcagtttcgtaaaaaatgataccctattacagaccgaaaggctatgatttatatactctaATAACTCCGTTGATTATTTTCTGCACTTACTCGGAAAGGCTTTAAACATCAGTTTTCTCAACTGTTTTGGCCAAGATTGCAGCTACTTACTTTGCTTTCTTGCGACTTTTTCTATTTTCAATTGCTCCCATTtataaactgaaataattttctGAAGGGCCTGTGGTGTCTCATATGGCTTTTGTCTCTAATTATTGTTTATGAATTCCTAATCTGTAATATCTCACCTCTTAAGCTATTAATCTCATCCTGTAACAGTGCCGTGCCAAAGACATAAAGCTCCATCACTGCTCCGTAGAATTCACCTTTATGACCCCGAATACGACTGTCATAGCCAATTGTATAATAGTTTGCCTGAGTGGGTGGGTAAAAGGTTTCCTTGGCATAATATGCCGTGTATCCTACTTCTTTGCCATCAGCGAAGATGAATACTTTTGCTGTCAAGTGATTCCATGTGATAGCAACGTGTGTCCAATTACCCAGGGGAACTGTGGCACTTTCTACGGACCACCATTCCCCTTCTTTCTTAGGGTTGAGCACATGGCGACTGAATATAAACTTCTGATTTTTATAGCTGAGTAAAAACTGCCATGGATTTCTCCAATCACCATATATTCCGCCATCCTGAGGCCCAAGGTTCCACTGCATTTGTTTGATCCACATTGAAATCGTAAAGCTTCGGCCAGTTATATTGATTATTGGTGACTTGGCGTAATTGAAGACACTGCCTGCTTGTCTTATTAAAAAAGCCTTGCTGCCTGGACATCTGCCTTCGATAAAGGTGGTTGGTGACTCAGCATTGGTGCTGATGTagcttcaaaaagaaaaaatacaacaaTGAATTGTCCAAAATGGGTAGAGTTATTGGTAATTTGGATAAACGAAATTGAGTTGGGCGGCAGTCTGGcctagtggttagggcgcttgccttgaaatccggagatcccgggtttaagactcgctctgaccactcgttgaatttgatccggGTAGTcactggttcaacttcccagctgcacttgcaaatagccaactggtttgcctccggccagttgggattcttaacagttgatGTTCAAAGGTTGTTGTTCtcttctgtcgtttcgttgattgtgtttcattagccctgaaaagcccctgtggggagtagtcaattaagtatgtattgtattgtattgaccTCAGTGCCGACATCACCAACCTGATGTCTTTCTCTCCATTGTTTAGTAGCCAATGGTCAATGATTACCATCTCtgacaaaactgaataaaaacaaagataTGACCGACTGGAAGAGAGGAAACAGCGAGAAATTAAGCAAGGAAGGAAAAAAGGgccaaagaaaacaaggaaagaaataatttctttatgTAATTATAGACAAAATAGTCCAGAGCAGCTATAATGATATGTAAGGGGGATTTAATTAAAGgcttaaattaaaatgaaagatTTTACAAAGCACAGCGAAGCGTATCCATAAACGAAATAGTCAAAGTCAGCGCCTTGCGACTTAGCTTCTGCCAACATACCTAACCTAAGAGGGCCCACTGACAAAAGGTGAGTTACATACCGTTTTGAGAAATTACGACTATACTTGCAAACGTCTGTAACGATCAAGAAGAAATGTGttagaataaaaaatataatataCAAGACTTCGGATAATTAAACTCGCTTTGCAGGTTTAAAGCTCGCGACAAGTGGACTAAGTGAAGGGAACGAAACTGCTCTCCTAGTTATCAGTTAAGTTATTTCAGGTGACGATACGAGGAAAACTCTCTAACTAAGGAGTTATTAATTAAATGAAGTTCTCATGATGATGTTAATTATTTCATCAGCAGATATTGGTGATACAAGGTCTTTAAATTCTCTTCGGGATTCTTTGACCCATGCATTTAATAAGTTCACTTGAGTAAAATGCGGTTTTAATGGAAACCAACGACAGTAATGTCTTAACAAAGGTTTTCCAGCTAGCTACAATcgatcgtggtcaaaagttgtcgGGAAGGTTGCCCGCATCAGTTCAAATTTGCTTCTAACATCAACAACCAATCCACAGTTAAACATTGTCTCCCTAGGTCAACAATATACTTCTTCGAAATTCAAATACACCTAATTCAACTTCAAAAGTAACCCAACATCACCtcacttcaaaaacaaaataatgcacTTCAACAGTTTATAGACGAGCGACTGGCTGCCGGCTATGGGCGGGAGAGCTTAAACCGAAAACTCCCGGCATGCTAGCAATACGACAGCGCGGCCTGGAGAGCATTAAATAGGGCTTCTTCTTTATGTAATTACAACTACAAGTCTTACATTTTGAGCAATTAAAAACGCCAAAGGTTACTACAAACGTTTCCTAAAAGTTTCAAAACTCTTCTATAAACCTTTGAAAATGTTTCTTCATCCATATGTCCATCATTTACATTCAATTCAGGGTTCAAAATAATATAACAGCCTGTAACATCTTTTTTTACTCGGCATCTTTGACAATCTTTCCTTCAAGATAAGTACATCAATAAGATACCTCCCAGGCTCTTTGATTGTAAACAACCTCCTTTTTAATTCAGTTTACACACAAACCCAAGCAAGCACAGGAAACAACGTTAACTCTGATCGTTGTGCACTGCTCGGTGTCAATTTTATTGATACACAATTATTTCCATACAATGAATAACACCTACTTAACAAAAATACAGCCTCATCTTCCTGGTAAACTTACGCCACTTTCCAAATTTCAGTAGTCATTTCTTCACCCCGTCAAACGATTCTATAACTTTTTCCCCAGAGTTTTCACAACTTTCAACATAATGGCTCGTACAGCCTGCTCCCCACAAGAAGATCCTGAAGATGAGACTGATGTTTCCGCATCCCACGGAAACGCCCTTAAGCGTCTTGTTCTCAGAGTGATTCCGTTGCGCGcgaatttatttccttttgtcTCGAAtactgtttttaaaatgttccGTTAACGCGGCCAGGTAAACTTCTCATTCTAAACCACAAATCATTAAATGTGGACATTTTCAAcgtttttgtaaacaaaaatcCTTAATAAACCATCCAAATAGGGAGTATTCATGGGTGTTTATTTGAGTGAGCGTTTTCTTTACATCAGATTAAAAGAGGGATTGAATGGACtactaagggccgatttacacggtacgattttcgTCGCaagcgacaagcttacgacaggcctacgacatgacttacgattgacGTGTACGGGCCGATTTGCACGGTACGATTTTCGTCGCATGCGAgaggcttacgacaggcctacgacatgacttacgattgtcgcagcgttttaaacatgttttaaaacgctgcctGTCGTGATATTGTCGTATGCGAcaaaagtcgtaccgtgtaaatggGCACCAAGACAATATCCcatatttttcatatataaaaacaaacaattgcaacaacaacaaaaaaacaaccttTCATAGATCAATTTGTCATGTCAAATTTAGTAAATATGCGAGGTTTTATACGAATCCATCGCACACTTGAGGCGATATGAGACCCCAAACttaccaatttttaaaaagaaatatataccAGCTTGGGGGCAAGTGCTTGCGAATGTTGAAACAACAAATGCATTGAAAGTTGTAAAATGTCAGCAGCTGAGAAGccaagttgatttttttttatatacaaGCGTCTTATGTTAGAGCTGAGGCTGTCAgttcttagggccgatttacacggtacgatttttgtcg
Encoded here:
- the LOC137967369 gene encoding uncharacterized protein, which gives rise to MDTTYVSSHRGLKHAIRGSGRYGPCMDISYDVCKYSRNFSKRYISTNAESPTTFIEGRCPGSKAFLIRQAGSVFNYAKSPIINITGRSFTISMWIKQMQWNLGPQDGGIYGDWRNPWQFLLSYKNQKFIFSRHVLNPKKEGEWWSVESATVPLGNWTHVAITWNHLTAKVFIFADGKEVGYTAYYAKETFYPPTQANYYTIGYDSRIRGHKGEFYGAVMELYVFGTALLQDEINSLRGFPIITNENKDVSGGTVEVRWSPPPEGACPVVRYTIHFRVVQVSDNSIWSSIHVSSNASSYTLHLSCRKEYEIALTSFNGYKESALSESNRWKFKTGGDASCCVDVNWQVAFTQSKYWSNCTLGRYLNGIQRTGQPNSQGGIHLITKGKCCEPSYEYQDETLDCHIVEWKTPLSRARTWAVCAEGYFLRGLLRSSGTSLQNIEQAKCCRPRSLKKVSIKCDDHSVSKSLDKKGWSKCPDWYFMVGVYRGNCNDLSCIEMFKCCKMLPPEMVVLDHWVLNNEEKDIRYISTDAESPTTFIEGRCPGSKAFLIRQAGSVFNYAKSPIININGRSFTISMWIKQMQWNLGPQDGGIYGDWRNPWQFLLSYKNQKFIFSRHVLNPKKEGKWWSVESATVPLGNWTHVAITWNHLTAKVFIFADGKEVGYTAYYAKETFYPPTQANYYTIGYDSRIRGHKGEFYGAVMELYVFGTALSQDEINSLRGVPKITNENKDVSGGTVVIRWTPPLEGACPVVRYTVHFRVVQASENSVWNYVNVSRNATSYTLHLNCRKEYEIALTSFNGYKESALNESKRWKFKTGGGVPLPPTIINTETEILGCNAKLTWSTPVNNGCPLTMYSVYYQQLQPRETGTTWYEINITDVLKTSHVLLLKCDTQHIIEMSAWNELGKSDRSKAWIIKTLSGKEVEDGIASTKASSVSENGSFSLLQYAMLVVGIAVLLTIAVLAIVWFRRKSLKLKRSRSQRPIRSKSTIIPLLQWEVCPDQVDFKEEIGNGAFGKVLRGIYRESPGIEVFCKSRTPVVDFKEGKTVAVKVLGDNEDQDARNQFLEEIELMKAIGSHKNVVSMLGCCVNSEPIFLLLEYLPYGDLQHWLRNKRRKKSYQKFYADDNDFFTLDTKKSTLINDDESKVLLVEVPEQGKNPGKFDASACGDGNKFVEDGEECLATDAIEVPLLNECCNDSEARLKNGGGDATASIMGNEDLSREPLLEEGLTSRDPQKRVINQYEDHAGLKASTSHSKDDRLSHEENVAAEDLLCFAWQIARGMSYLSSNGFVHRDLAARNILLGEERVVKISDFGLMRHVEEGLYTLKKGKKLPVKWTAPEALYNSEYTTKSDVWSFGVVLWELCTMGGNPYPGVNNKELYKLLKTGYRMERPETCSNELFQLVSECWKEEPSKRPTFDQVSTSLEKMLMEGTPYLDFELLDESKEYYSERLSENDATT